From Methanosarcina lacustris Z-7289, one genomic window encodes:
- a CDS encoding tRNA uridine(34) 5-carboxymethylaminomethyl modification radical SAM/GNAT enzyme Elp3: MKEADYNRACRSVLEKVLAGEIKDEAQLNKEKKDVSKLHHLASLPRNGDIIMQGTPEERAQIKEFLRRKPVRTISGVAVVAVMTSPAPCPHGVCLPCPGGPNSAFKSPQSYMGREPAAMRAIQHGFDPYSQVQSRLSQLRAIGHDVEKVELIVMGGTFSARSLDYQEWFSKRCLEAMNDLTGTEWRENAWKIGKSVPYIPLEEVQKANEIAEIRNVGITFETRPDWAKEEHVDEFLRLGGTKVELGVQNVYDFVLTRMQRGHGVAEIVRANQVLRDSAFKVGFHMMPHLPGADSELDLKGFKKLFEDPRFMPDYLKIYPTLVTEGTALHRMWEAGEYQALSDEEAAELVADIKAILPKWVRLQRVQRDIPANQIVAGVRKSNLRQLAEEKLREKGGKCHCIRCREVGHNSLKGKEINEKDVELTIETYEACKGTEHFIAFEDLSADVLIGFTRLRFPAAPHRQELQDSALIRELHVYGSMVPVGKGARQKEWQHRGYGKELIEYAEKTAYESGYEKLAIISGIGAREYYRKLGYTLDGFYMSKTL; encoded by the coding sequence ATGAAGGAAGCTGATTATAACAGGGCCTGCAGGAGTGTCCTTGAAAAAGTACTTGCCGGCGAAATAAAAGACGAAGCCCAGTTGAACAAAGAAAAAAAAGATGTGAGCAAGCTACATCATCTTGCCAGCCTGCCCAGAAATGGAGATATCATTATGCAGGGTACACCTGAGGAGCGGGCTCAAATAAAAGAGTTCCTCAGGCGAAAACCCGTAAGGACAATTTCCGGAGTTGCGGTAGTTGCGGTAATGACCTCTCCTGCCCCATGCCCTCACGGAGTTTGCCTGCCCTGCCCTGGAGGTCCCAATTCAGCATTTAAATCCCCCCAGAGCTACATGGGAAGAGAACCTGCAGCAATGAGAGCCATTCAACATGGGTTTGACCCTTACTCCCAGGTCCAGTCCAGGCTATCTCAGCTAAGGGCAATAGGCCATGATGTGGAGAAAGTGGAGCTGATAGTTATGGGAGGCACATTTTCAGCCCGCAGCCTTGACTACCAGGAATGGTTTAGTAAACGCTGTCTTGAGGCAATGAACGATCTCACGGGCACTGAATGGAGGGAAAATGCCTGGAAGATCGGAAAATCCGTCCCTTACATTCCACTTGAAGAAGTCCAGAAAGCTAACGAAATAGCTGAGATCCGTAACGTGGGAATAACATTTGAGACACGTCCCGACTGGGCAAAAGAAGAACATGTGGATGAGTTCCTCAGGCTCGGAGGGACAAAGGTTGAACTTGGAGTCCAGAATGTTTATGACTTTGTCTTAACCAGAATGCAGAGAGGGCATGGAGTTGCAGAAATAGTAAGGGCTAACCAGGTTTTAAGAGACAGCGCATTTAAGGTAGGCTTCCATATGATGCCCCACCTTCCGGGAGCAGATTCTGAACTCGACCTGAAAGGATTTAAAAAGCTCTTTGAAGACCCGCGTTTCATGCCGGATTACCTCAAAATATATCCAACCCTTGTGACTGAAGGCACAGCTCTGCACAGGATGTGGGAGGCAGGAGAATATCAGGCACTTTCCGATGAAGAGGCTGCAGAACTTGTTGCAGACATAAAAGCTATCCTGCCTAAATGGGTAAGACTCCAGCGCGTCCAGCGTGACATTCCCGCCAACCAGATCGTTGCAGGCGTTAGAAAGAGTAACCTCCGACAGCTGGCAGAGGAAAAACTCAGGGAAAAAGGAGGAAAATGTCACTGTATACGCTGCAGGGAAGTTGGGCACAATAGCCTGAAAGGGAAAGAGATAAACGAGAAAGATGTAGAGCTTACCATAGAAACTTACGAAGCCTGTAAAGGCACAGAACATTTCATTGCTTTTGAGGACCTTTCGGCAGATGTCCTGATAGGTTTTACGCGTTTGCGCTTTCCGGCTGCTCCCCACCGCCAGGAACTGCAGGACTCCGCCCTTATAAGAGAACTGCATGTTTACGGTTCCATGGTACCTGTAGGAAAAGGAGCAAGACAAAAAGAATGGCAGCACCGGGGCTATGGAAAAGAACTTATTGAGTACGCTGAAAAAACTGCATATGAATCCGGCTATGAGAAACTTGCAATAATAAGTGGAATAGGTGCCAGAGAATACTACAGAAAACTCGGGTATACTCTCGACGGATTTTACATGTCAAAAACTCTGTAG
- a CDS encoding formylmethanofuran dehydrogenase subunit C yields the protein MQVVKLSLKKANKIPIEADNVNPDNFAGKTAEEIKAILVWHGNGQFPLGDLFNVEVEGSDSVENTKIVFEGDVSRVKRIGQNMSAGEIEINGNVDMHCGFGMKGGKVVINGDADSWLGCEMTGGEIILNGNASYYVGSGYRGEACGMRGGKITVNGNTKDYLGEHMCGGEILVKGNVGLLPAISNNGGKIVIEGNATMPASEMKNGTVIIKGEVSDLLPSYKEEGTEEVEDVTYRKFVGDVNVGGKGVLLIK from the coding sequence ATGCAGGTTGTAAAACTGTCCCTCAAAAAAGCAAATAAAATCCCCATTGAAGCCGATAATGTAAACCCTGACAACTTTGCAGGTAAGACTGCAGAAGAGATAAAGGCGATTTTGGTCTGGCACGGAAACGGACAGTTTCCCCTTGGGGACCTCTTCAATGTAGAGGTCGAAGGCAGCGACTCCGTGGAAAACACAAAGATTGTTTTCGAAGGCGATGTCTCCAGGGTAAAACGCATTGGGCAGAACATGAGCGCCGGAGAGATCGAGATCAACGGCAACGTGGATATGCACTGCGGCTTTGGGATGAAGGGCGGAAAGGTTGTAATCAATGGCGATGCTGACAGCTGGCTCGGCTGCGAGATGACAGGTGGAGAAATCATTCTCAACGGAAACGCTTCCTATTATGTAGGTTCAGGTTACCGTGGAGAGGCCTGCGGCATGCGCGGAGGAAAGATTACCGTCAATGGCAATACGAAGGACTACCTAGGAGAACATATGTGCGGAGGAGAAATCCTCGTAAAAGGCAATGTAGGGCTCCTTCCCGCAATCTCAAATAATGGCGGGAAAATAGTCATTGAAGGCAACGCAACCATGCCTGCAAGCGAAATGAAGAACGGTACAGTCATCATCAAAGGTGAGGTTTCAGACCTGCTCCCCTCCTACAAAGAAGAAGGGACAGAAGAAGTTGAAGACGTTACCTACCGCAAGTTTGTTGGTGACGTTAATGTCGGTGGAAAAGGCGTTTTGCTTATAAAGTGA
- a CDS encoding S-layer protein domain-containing protein — translation MKRFAALSLAALMILTVFASAASAADSIEIRGPVYNGSDIDSIIDTYGDNGTTLTVDATQFAAFYYDIDDNVTTESLSIKDVAGTAGNVIGEGGIVYKTTIQNVAYQYENAADGWSNYSLLGFFADKYIPLNSDKADKLAKLVLDSDDKYTIRTGELLDLGQGYAIQAKQVDVDGKKVWLEFTKDGEFVDDEIISVDSGTNTWEVELDDIQGEDDVVVLRVHVNQVFQGAVDSIAQIEGLWLIDYANAMTIESDDEFDNLDDVSINGPTLTITNADTFTLNRDDSNLIAKGMYFKVADTSSDQLRFYVMKEITDPGTYQIRGQVASGSGDFTWNATNFAGFYYDLNDDVATETLKVSGINGNVIPEGGLDYSTTIKNVDYQYNNVDANWGQYPVLGLFAEEYIPLDATKADKLAKLILDSDDKYTIRTGEKLDLGEGYAIEAKQVDVDGKKVWLEFTKDGEFVDDEIISVDSGDKTWDVELDDIQGEDDVVVLRVHVNQVFQGAVDSIAQIEGLWLVDYANAMTIESDDEFGELNNVKINGDTLSITNDNTFTLSRDSEEEIGQGMYFKIADTSTSALRYYPYVEKTIGNETTGIPEGTPSTISTTEDNMTNETPTTDGTVTPTEEGTVTPIEGSTEPVNDTTPADGKSPGFGVVLGLVGLLSVVYLVRRNN, via the coding sequence ATGAAGAGATTTGCAGCATTATCACTGGCTGCCCTCATGATTCTCACTGTATTTGCATCCGCCGCAAGTGCAGCAGATTCAATTGAGATCCGTGGTCCAGTGTACAATGGCTCTGATATCGACTCCATTATTGATACATATGGAGATAACGGTACCACCCTTACAGTAGATGCAACTCAGTTTGCAGCATTCTACTATGACATTGACGATAACGTAACAACCGAGTCCCTTTCCATTAAAGATGTTGCAGGCACTGCAGGCAATGTCATTGGAGAAGGCGGCATTGTCTATAAGACAACCATTCAGAATGTTGCTTACCAGTATGAAAATGCAGCAGACGGATGGAGCAACTACAGCCTGCTCGGTTTCTTTGCAGATAAGTACATCCCGCTCAACTCTGACAAAGCTGACAAGCTCGCAAAGCTCGTCCTTGACAGCGATGACAAGTACACCATCAGAACCGGCGAACTCCTTGACCTCGGCCAGGGCTATGCTATCCAAGCCAAGCAGGTTGATGTTGACGGTAAGAAAGTCTGGCTCGAATTCACCAAGGACGGAGAATTCGTAGACGATGAAATCATCTCAGTCGATTCCGGTACCAATACCTGGGAAGTTGAACTTGATGACATCCAGGGCGAAGACGATGTCGTTGTCCTCAGAGTGCATGTCAACCAGGTCTTCCAGGGCGCAGTCGACAGTATTGCCCAGATCGAAGGTCTCTGGCTCATTGACTACGCAAACGCAATGACCATCGAATCTGACGACGAATTCGATAACCTCGATGACGTTTCCATCAATGGTCCTACCCTTACCATCACCAATGCAGACACATTCACCCTGAACAGGGATGACTCTAACTTGATCGCTAAGGGCATGTACTTCAAGGTCGCTGACACCAGCTCCGACCAGCTCAGGTTCTATGTCATGAAGGAAATCACAGATCCCGGCACCTATCAGATCAGAGGACAGGTCGCTTCCGGCTCTGGTGACTTCACATGGAATGCAACCAACTTTGCAGGCTTCTACTATGACCTCAATGACGATGTCGCTACAGAAACCCTCAAAGTCTCCGGTATCAACGGTAACGTGATTCCTGAAGGCGGTCTCGATTATTCTACCACCATCAAGAACGTAGATTACCAGTACAACAATGTAGACGCAAACTGGGGACAGTACCCTGTTCTCGGCCTCTTTGCAGAAGAATACATCCCACTCGACGCAACCAAAGCTGACAAGCTTGCAAAGCTCATCCTTGACAGCGACGATAAATACACCATCAGAACCGGCGAAAAACTCGACCTCGGCGAAGGCTATGCTATCGAAGCCAAGCAGGTTGATGTTGACGGTAAGAAAGTCTGGCTCGAATTCACCAAGGACGGAGAATTCGTAGACGACGAAATTATTTCAGTCGATTCCGGTGACAAAACCTGGGATGTTGAACTTGATGACATTCAGGGCGAAGACGATGTCGTTGTCCTCAGAGTGCATGTCAACCAGGTTTTCCAGGGTGCAGTCGACAGCATTGCCCAGATCGAAGGTCTCTGGCTCGTTGACTACGCAAACGCAATGACCATCGAATCTGACGACGAATTCGGAGAACTCAACAATGTTAAAATCAACGGTGACACACTTTCTATCACCAATGACAACACATTCACTCTGTCCAGAGACTCCGAAGAAGAAATCGGTCAGGGCATGTACTTCAAGATCGCTGACACTTCTACCAGCGCTCTCAGGTACTACCCATACGTGGAGAAGACCATTGGAAACGAAACAACCGGAATTCCAGAAGGAACCCCATCCACTATCAGTACTACCGAAGACAATATGACTAACGAAACCCCAACCACAGATGGAACTGTAACTCCAACTGAGGAAGGTACCGTAACCCCAATCGAGGGTTCAACTGAGCCTGTAAACGATACAACCCCAGCCGACGGAAAATCCCCTGGCTTCGGAGTTGTCCTTGGCCTTGTAGGACTCCTTTCAGTTGTCTACCTCGTCAGGAGAAACAACTAA